Within Pangasianodon hypophthalmus isolate fPanHyp1 chromosome 11, fPanHyp1.pri, whole genome shotgun sequence, the genomic segment TCTTTCAGTTTGAGCAGGTCTGCCTGATCGGAGGAGCTGAGACCGCAGGCCAGTGCAGCCTCCACCTGCTGAAGCTGAGCCCTGTAGGTCTCAATGGCCTGCTCCAGGCTGCTTTCATCCATGGTGGGGAGCTGGAACACAGGGCATGTGAAATCTGCAGAAATATAGCAATGATGCAAAAAAGTGGTGCCTTCTTAGTATCAAAAAAATGCAATCAATGCAAAGTAGAATGAAGGTTTCATCTACATCTTTATGGTTTGTATGGAGGGAAGAAACACTCTATGGATGATAACATTTGGAGCACAGATTAGTCACTGGGGTTAAAGATTTTTGGGTTGTTTAGCCAATTTTCAAAATATCTTAAACATTCACAAAACCCAGTCATATTAGCTTATTTACTAGCATTACCTGTTTCCATTGTTGTAAACACAGCCCATATGGATAATGATAAGGTGTAAAGCCTCAACAGCAACTGAGATCATATCAAACTAGTTATagtatgctagctagctggctaataaCTAAACATTCACCTAAACCCAACCGGCTTGGTAGCATTTAGCTACTTACCTGCTAACAAACCCAGAGGTCTCCTAGCCCGTcttcattcaaataaaattattctgaatCATGACGAAGAATTACAGTCTTACACCGAGTAGCTATAGTGCTTCAGTCCATGTGAATATTATCTGTTTGTTGCCTTTTCCTTTCAGCTGTTCATATCCGCCTCGCCATGCTAGCACACCTCTATGGAGCAGTGATAGTAAGggaagagtcgactcttttaggttcagagtcgactcttttagcTTCAGAGTCGACCTGCTTAAATATATCAACATAAGAGCTgttaaaaatatagatttttaaatatgaattgcTTTGTTAAGGATGAAAAGTATGTCATAAAGTGTATTTAAGACCTGATATGTTATTAGGATAAATAGAAATGAAGCACAAACAGAGCAAATACAGTAACATTAATTCAGGGATGATTACTGTATTTGTCAATGTGCATTACAATGtaaataacttttaattttatttgtgaattataaGGTAGAGTAAGATTTTCTGAAACAATTTCAGCCACATTTAGGTAAAGAAGAATAATTACTTATCAAAAGATAGCAAACATTGTCCGGATTAGACACAAATGACAATGAGTCGTTTGGGAGCCGAAAGAATCGGATCTTAGTGGTGAGCCGAGCCAAATgatctgattcactgattcactaaCCCGCCTCCAGCCCTGGGATTGGTTTGTTGTACCAGGATATGATTGACAGCTGAGAGGCCAATGGTAGAAATAGAGGCGGGGTTTGTTGGAATAAAGTTAAGAAAAGCAGAGTCGGTGTAATAATAGTCCCTATCCAGGTTTAcaacttttcaaaaaaaaaaataaaaattatttatttgcttagaACAcgcaaaacaatgaaaagaaaattccaaaaaataaatttagatCTTTGCtttatgaattttatatttttgaagaCCCctaggttatttgtttgttgttttccttgtttCTTTGTACTCTTTTGTATAATTGCTATTGTGTCGGGTTCATGGACTTTATCATTTTTGTCTGTGAGGATGGTGTTTTGCTGTGttgtttgtaaaatgtttcctcttcaataatatattaaaaaaaaaaaaaaaaaaggcagtgtaATGAGATGGCTAATGCAAGACTCTTGCAGATCATGCTAAACTCTAAGCATTAAAAGTTGACATCTCAAACTTGGCCCTGTACAGAACTTCACTGTGTGTCTATGTCTAAACTCAAATTTCCAGTATAAGTAAACATCTTTCCATCTGTAAGCAGTATCGATATTGTTTTAAACTCAAGCGGCTTTCAGTTATTTAACCTATTACAAAGTAAATGGcaaaaggaactaacttatctGGCAGaagttccacaactttaaatgtacaTTCCTGCTGTAAAGCGGTTCCTTTTCCCCGGCTGAGTTAAAATAATTTagctgtacccctgctcatgcATGCAATTAACCAATCAGCCTTGTGGTAGCTGCACAAttcttaaaacaaaaaagaatcaCAGCGACTTCATGGTTCCTGGTGCCAGACTGGCTCTTTTGAATATTTccgaaactgctgatctcctgggactttCACGAACAACAGTCTCCAGAGTTGCACAAAATGGTACAGAAGCAAAATCCATCCACTAAGTGGAAATTCTACAGAGCGGTCAGAGGAGTATGGCCAGATTTGTTcaagttgacaggaaggctacggaaACTCAAATattcactctttacaaacgtagtaagcagaaaagcatctcagaatgcacaacatgccgAATCTTGACGCAGATGGGCTATAagagcagaagatcacatcaggttccactcctgtcagccaagaaccaGATTCTGAGGCTACAGAGGGCACAGACTGCCAAACTGAGAagttgaagattgaaaaaaaaaaatttcatggtcatatttttccaatcttcaactatGTATGTATTCATGTTTAAATGCATATCTATATTTTCCTAATTGACCTATATGAACCATGcttattacattttcttaacagaaagtgaaaaatacatagcaattagatttttttaattcaatggGGTAGTATACTTCACACAGCTCAACATAGTGCAAAGGAGTCAGaaataactaaatatttttaatttatctttGAAAAACAATACCACAATTGTATGTATTAAAATATAGTTGTCAAAGCACGATTATAAATTTAATTGTTTTAGTCACATTCTTGACAAATGTCAAGTATGATCCAAGTGAAGATCGGACTGCTCGGCTTCGTCTTCCTCTGCTTCAAAGAAAACAATCCCACATGAATGGAGTAGCAGCTTGTGAGATTTCCCAAGTCAGGAGAAGAAGGACGATATCTTGCTTTGTGATTTTCCTGCACAGAGCTGTGAAACTAGAAAGAAACAGAACATTTAGAGGCACATTACTGCCACATTGTACTTACattataaatgtacattataaGAATGATCTGAACATGAAAAGGACTAGGAATTAATCTGGAGTGCCTACATATACAtgcaccatccactttaatagaaacacatgtacacctgctcatttatgcagttatccaatcagccaatcatgtggcagcagtgcaatgcataaaatcatgcagatacaggtcaagagcttcagttaatgttcacgtcaaacatcagaatgggggaaaaattgtgatatcagtgactttaaccatggtatggctgttggtgccagatgggctggtttaagtatttcagaacctgatgatctctgggattttcacacaacagtctctagagtttacacagaatggtgtggaaaaaaaatcaaaaaacatcctgtgtctggagggtctgcaggctgaaacaccttactgatgagagagatcagaggagaatgaccagactggtttgagctgataggCAGTccatagtaactcaaataagcactctttacaaacatgttgagcagaaaagcatcgcaGAATGCACAACAAATCAAACCTTGAtgtgaatgggctacaacagcagacaaccacatcaggttccaagaacaagaatctgaggagatcatggacacaggctcacccaaattGGACacttgaagactggaaaaagaccaggtgattttttttccccccctgatcttcaactgtccagtttcatgtacccatgatagcctcagattactgttcttgactgacaggagtgaaacccaatgtggtcttctgctgttgtagctcatccacctcaaaggtcaatgttttgtgcatgctgagatgcttttctgctcaccacgggtgtaaagagtgattatttgagtatATATATCCTGGTATATATGACTaaatccttcctggcagctcgaaccaatccaTTTCCTCTGACCTATCTTATCAACAAGACGTTTCCACCTGCaaaactgtcgctcactcaatgttttttgtttttcgcaccattctgtgtaaactctagacagtgttgtgtgtgaaattcgcaggagatcagcagtttctgaaatactatatgtttgagtatttcagaaactgctgatctcctgggaagttcacacacaacagtacagaatatacatatataaatataaatatatatgttttaaaatgtaccTGAAATTGGGGGACTAGAAACCTCATCTGAATCCTGGCAAGGCATTGAAACACTCCCAGTCAAGGATATTAACATCTCAGAGAACTGCTGACGATGGGGAGCTGGAATGAAAGCTGTTAAGCctaaaaaaagttcaaaacaaTTATCCATCTGcataaaaacagcaattaaCAACAAAATTCTTTCCCTGACCTCTTATTGCCTCTTAGAGACTGAGAGACTCACGTTTTAGAAGAATAATGTCTTCATCACGCTCAGTCAGCAACCCCACAACTGTTGATACCATCTGTTCATAATCATTAGTTTTCTTGTACGTTTGCAACGCTACAAAAAGCTGATTTGTCTTCTCAGCACCAATAGCCTTTTTTATATCAGACAGCAGGGAAGCACTGAATTGACTCTCTTTGCCTGACTGTTGTAGCTTCTGATCCTTCCCACTTGCATccactataaataaaaaaaaaaacattcagtaaaaACTATGCAATTTTTATATtctcatatatttaaaatggctcaagtagaaataaatgaaagtttTGGAAGTATACCTACTTCCACACAAATTATGCGTTCCCAGATGAGATCCACCTTGATTGAGCTGCCTGCTTGAGTCTAGTTGAGTGGTTGTGCACATTTCAGAAGTCTCCACTTTGGCTGTAAGAACACATTGCATCTACTTTCTTAATATAAAAGCATCTCTGGCTAGTTGTTCTCTCTCTGGTTTAAAATGAGAGGCATTTTGGCGACATGCAAATACGGATCAGATGTTACCTGTTTGTTTCATGAGTAATGCTCTCTCCTCCCTAGAGAGTGAGTGCTCAGGTTTGTAACCACAGCCTTTGCCTGTAAGGAGCTCACACTTCTCATCAAACTGCTTCTTGTGGTGTGGCCGAACAAACTGGTAGAGTCCTAAGGAGAATATCCATGCAGGTACATCAGagaagggttcacaaactttctgaccaattaggtaaggtaaaaaataaagcattttatacatttcagGTGagacacatgcacgcacacgcacacacacactgccagaaAACGTTTGCATTTTGTGCCATAGTTGTGCTTTTTTGTGTGCAAGTGTTTGTGTGCAACTTGAACTTGAAAAGTTGGATTTTGCTTGAAATGTCTGCTGATGAGAATGATTTTTGTAAGAGTATatacaaagagaaaaatataattGGGTGTAATTTGtgcaataaattttttttttctgggacctccgtaagggtgccaataattctgcagtGAACTGTTAATTGGCttacaaaaaatgtaaagcataaATAACCAAATAACATATTTGCTTCATCAGAACTCATTACACATGGgtttagaggtgtgcattgggacaCTATagttcaaataaataatttttgtttattttggggGAAACAAACCAActatattcattaaaatatcatcGGCAGGTACAAATAAAACCAGCAAGTGCAggagtgggattggtcagaattccttctggAGTGGAGATTTCTCTCTACATTGATTTCTTGAGTTTATGTTCAGGTAATATTTCTAATATCTATTTTTTCATAAAGCCCTGGACTTCTGCTGTTTATTATACTACTCATGTCCATGATTTTGCCTGcattctcacaaacacacctctcagcaggatgtgtgtgttgggatcTTGTATGAGAAGGTCTGCTGCTTTTGCCACAAGGTCATTGAGGTTATCTGTGGCCTTGTACACCTGAAGTGCATGCATGATCTGCGTGAAGCTCTCCAGACTTAAACTTCTCTTCAGCTCCAGCATAAAGGCCTTGCCTTTGCCTGCTGCGCTGGAGTCTATGGGTTTCTGAAAGAATCAGTGATGCAAGATTTCAGTACGATACAGATACATGAACATGGACAAAAACTGTTTCTGTTCAGAATATCTTATcatcttccaaaaaaaattcatacgcatatacataaataaaaaggcacagtcaaaaataaatcagttacCCGGTCTTGCACTACTCTGATTTTGCGTTTCCCTCCCCTCGATTCATCATCCATGCGCTTATCATGTTGTAGAGATAATGTGGACAAACGGCTGGCCTGCATAAACAAAAAAGTAGGCGAAATGTTAAAATGGTTAGCTTCTCATTCTTGTCTTTCATGAAATAGGTGCctcaataaaatgaataactacACGTCCACATTTAAGCCATTGATTACAGTGTTACACAGTGAGCACAAAGATGTCTAAACTGctcatttcatttctctctgcCCAGGTCGGCCTTTTCTTCTCCCACCTTCTCCTCCCCAACAAAGGTATCATCCTCATCTCGATTAGGGTCGCTTTCATCCAGAGCATCAAGCAGGCTCATGGGTCTGTTCTTACTGGAACTCATCTCCATCTCGTACTGGATGCAAAGCCTGGCTGTCCCATCTCTCTCCGAGTGCTCGCCTGTATCAGCCATTACCACAACGAGGAACAAGTTCAGTTTGCTCTTCTTAGGTTTCAATAAtgtagtaaaaataaatgtgtgatcCATTAAAAGAATTTTGACACAAAAATGGACATTGGTAATGCTATGCATTGGACAAATactaaacatgcacacacacaacatgcaaaggctgcaatatacagtactgtgcacaagtcttaggcacatgctgTACAAACACTGTAacgcaaagacgccttcaaaactAATGAGATTAgatatttctacataaaaagTTCCTATAAAGTTTCACATGGTTTGCAATACATTGCATGATTTGCAGtattttcataatattatatttaaaaatggctgTTTAGATGAGCTTCTTTTCTTGGGCAACAAAAGGAACCTCTGCAGAAACTGCATAATAATGCTTAATtgctattatatataataatatttggtCCATTTCTTTTTCCGTAATTACATGAAACATTACACAAAGTTTCTTAACTAACAATTTCATCATGGGAATAACTAGAAGTTAAACTGAAGGGTTTGCTACTGCCAGATAGAAATTATGCGAGGCTGCCTTCAAAGTTGCCCGAAATAAACTACCTAAATATTTTCCACTCATAGAAGAGTACATGATGATAACACTGTACATGTTGATTATGGCTGGGCcatattacattacaatattaatatcatgacTAAATTACATTCCATAACACTGGCCAACTGTATTGAAACACACAGCAACAAGTAATGACtggatgttaaaatatttttttgtactgaatattaaatattccctgatttcatattaaacatttcattttttagacatgaaataattgttttaatatgGTACTAAATATTGTACTGTTAACAAACCTAAATattcacaaagaaaaaagtatataaagtgACACAATGATTCGATCGGCTACTTCAGTACTGAATAATGCTGTTTACCATATAATAGATTATCTACATAATGATAAAGAGTAGTTacttaagcaatattgcacaagcGAGAGTGCCGTTATACAGAACATCAGCACGGCTGCGATACGGCTGTAgataatcacagccgtgccgacATTCAGTATAACGGCATATTGTGcaatattgtttttatacaacagttctataaacaagaatttaatattgagtaagtgacatttcggacacaatatgtttatttttgccttGCTActggaaatagatcccaaagaggctacactcactttatagcatgtcagctagctggctcacatttatttgtacattcctgttaaaggggCTTCCAATAAAACtggcatcccttcttcctttcttcttcatctgacgagctttcatattttaagtcgaACGTTATATTCATGTAAAACGTATCGtttgctgatgatgtcactaacactaccATAACTATACTATGGTTAACACTAACCATAGTAATGGTTTATGATTATCAAATTTTATGTGGAATTTATGCAGCGAACGCAGAAGATGgtgtgatacaaacagtgaaatgtcccagtgcagttatagtaaacataagcactcttggaaggCGGCTCATCCaatcaaattaatcaaattattGGTCCAGAACcaactgttgtataatattaattatatagaGTAACTACTTTCAGCTATTCCAGAAATGTTTGACATGCCATCTTACCCAGTTTCCTCCTCTTTAGACTTGGCACATGAGAGTCGAACACTTTGGCTTTGAGAGAGGAACTGCACTCCCAGGCACTCTGAGCTGAACGACTGCACCCTGGACTTGACTGGCTGGTGGCTTTAGCTGTCTGGCTCTCACACCCTGTACCTTTCATCTTCTTCTCTGGCACAGGCCTCTAATATACATGAATCCACCACCCATATGGTTTAAGATTCAAGGAAAAAAATTGATTGGTGACCatctattaaaaaaactttatactTACAAGCTTTTGTGCAACCCGGAAAAACTGTGCAGCATCACGGACCACGGTGCCAAAGTTTTCATACGTTCGAACGTAAGGTCTGACCCAAGAAGGGAGCTGCTGTCGTACATCCAAATTTTTGAACCTACAGTAAGCACAAAGCAAAAGAAacactaaattaaataattaaaaaggaaaatatcaaATCGACAGTCTTGCATGGCAATCCCATATTCAACCCAACCTCTATCTTCAGCATCTGTAGCTTATGTAGCTTTCTGTAGCTTTCACCAGAGACAAAACAAGAGAAATCTTGTTATCGAATACTGCTCATATTGCAAGACAGAAATGCCTTGAACAGTGGAAAAATCACATCACTAAGGTACTCACACGTTACGATATCTCACGACCAGGGACACAGCGATACCACCACTCACCTCAGTCGACAGCAATTATTTTGCAccgttttataaaatatatataggaAGCACcttggtcacatgatcacattctTCCTTGGAGAGCCTGCGAGATCAactgcacttgtgaagtgatAGCCCGATAACTCCGGATTGCAACGACCAACACACATTATAAGATACACGATTACACAGGTatgttataacagttaaaaaaaaaaaaaaagagattttcaATAACTTTCAGACACCATCCCTCTGCCTCTGTGATCTACAGTGCCTGAGAAAGAGGCCACAGAAACCGGACATTTTAgtcgactttggagctctatttctgctgcggagctcattatgtttcagtcgatttttttttttaagtccccAGGTCAGCcaatttgtttattcaatcaaattttaatatttaatatgatatataatatgatattaaacctctgttcgtagcaatttttaatttagttttatatagaaaaaaatgcatgttgtttcacactgtttattatacaggaataaaaaaaggagtcttttcagccataatttttcttcattcaaatacTCCCCTAATGGATACCAACCACACCATGCTAAAATTTGCTGTGACCTCTGACAGATCCATCAAACGTTTATCTGGAATCATTTGCCCTCTCACACTGTGCACTTCACACATGATTTAACATCTGTTTCAAATGATTTAGCCACAACTGCCTCTTTCTTTAGCAAAATCACGTACAAATCCAAAATCGTACCGTCTAAGCCGTGCTTAAGGAATGTTGCTTTAGAAACTGGACTACTTTTTAGAAATAAGAATCTGTGGCTGTTTCCAGTATAGACACCATTGCCACCACCAGTAATCATAGAAGTGCCTCATTTCCAGACTAGAATTACCTTATTGCTTACAATGTTCAACAACTGGATAAAACTACATTTTGATGGCTCCAAGTGGCACGATGATTCATACCTGGCCAGGCTTACTTAATGGGACAGCTTTCCattctcccctgtcaatctTGTGCATCTGTGCGAGTATTACTATGCTAGTTTTGAAATTGCGTTTTATAATTGTACATTAAGAGAATTGCTTCTAGACTTACATTATAAAGGAGTTTTAAgtaaaagtgctttttttttgtccttttctcaGTACAAGGAAACATACTGAAATGTTGGTAATGACACACACTACAGACGCAGTGACTAAGGTAGAAGATAAGGTTGAAAAACAATGCAGTATTCTTTTTATCACTATAGATTATGGAATAACTCCATGATGAGCTCTAACCTGTAGTCACAAAGAAAGATGGCACCGTAATCCTCGCGGTGGCGGATCACTCTACCGATAGCTTGGTTCACAGCGCGGGAGGCCTGCTGCCTGTACCACTCGTTCCCAGACAGATactgaacacacagacacacaagctGGATTGAATATGTATGAAACAAACATGGACATTGGTAATGGTATGCATTGGACAAATACTaaatatgcatgcacacacagacacacacacacacacagacacacacacacacacacacacacattcttaggcacttgcaaagaaatgctataaagcaaagatgacttcaaaatgaaattaaacatttctacaaaaaaaaaaaacaaagtcaatatttggtgcgGCAGccctttgcttttttaaaaatgcatcagtggtCTCAGGAACACTGTGCAGTTTTATACGGTAGGTTTTTctaagcatcttggagaatctgccacattTCTTCTAgtgtattatgtaatatgttgctttctttgctgacatataaatatttttgttggaaaagtaatgtttggaaatctaaaatgtttttgtacagactcaataatgcagaagtcaaataaataaacatctgtaatgaaatttgtatgaaaaaaataaacatttgggTAGACtattgcacagtactgtatatcggTTAGGCACAGACTGGTTAGTGTATGTACTGAACATCTGGAAAGGCAGTATACACAAGCCACTGGGCTAGCATATATACCAGACAGACAcagcacccacacacacccacacacacaccagttagTGCATGTACTGGGTGTATAACACAAGCACTCACAGGCTGTTGTGCATAAACAAGTACAAAAAGTGCATATACCTTCACACTGCACTTAAAATACCACACTTAATGCAACAAATTTACGCTAAGGCGACCCACCCAATGATTTAATGGAAGATGCTACCTTTACACCgctggttttgtttttgcacatcTCATCCAAATACTGCATCTTCAGCACCACCCTGGGGTCCATTCTCGGAGGATAGGGAAGGCCAGTGATGATCACTCCACGGCCATACGTGTCTGCAAAGTCCAACCCTTCACTCACCTTgggagaaaaaagtaaaaagagtgAAAAGGCAATGAAAGGCAGATATATACATTGGTGTTTAAGATACACATATCTCATTTTCTTACCTTTCCTCTACATACAGCAAAGAAGCTTCCTCCGTTTGCCTTGGAGTCATTTACCTTGTCATAAAAGCCATCCATAACCTGGAAAAAAGGGAATGCGTAGGCAATCATGAGTAATTTCAGGTATTCTGGGTTTTTATAGATGTTCTTCTATAAAGTCCGAGctttgtgtgatttatgaacaataacaacagtaacaacaattaacaataatgatgggaaaatgtattGAAGGGAAAATCATACAAAAGACCtcaacagtaaaaacagtgTGAATTTATGTCCTGCATAAATAAGCACTGCATGGCCATTTGatcgggggaaaaaaagctggtttttaaacatttttaactgttGGGTCTTACACTTTGTTGTTGGCGTATTTAATTTTCATCTTGTTTCTATTCAACAAGTGCTGTTTCGTCTATCGTTGACCAAAATTTTTCAGTGACacccctaataaatatagttaactgatgttattGATGTTAACTGTCTAATGTTAGTAAAtcaaatataatgtatattaatagattttatttcacatttaatgaactcaaaatatATCATGAGAAAAAGATTCAACACAtctttcaagcaggaaaatcaAGAGAAGACGGGATTAATGTGAGTCGGGGGGGGGGGCGGAGCTTCTGCGGGGTCAGTAAATGTCAGAAAAATCAAAACATctgcacaactgtcaatcattccagattcacagtgggggggaaaaaaagaagactgctcttttggcatgtttttgagtgATACCTCCTATCACTGTACTCTGATATTAAAATGCGAAGGTTGGCAGGTGTGCACTTTCTTTTCATgaatacaaattttaaatgtgtataaatattaaaaccaaATACTACAACCTTATGAAACCAGCAGGGACCTACCTCTGTAAAGGTACCTTTTCCTTTGGGTTCCACAAACATGGGCTTCATTGACTCAATGCGGTCTACATGACCGCTAGCCTGTTGGAATCAAACAAGGAACAACACAAAGTATGCTctgacttttaattttttttctggcattTTTTGCAGTTCTCTATAGTTTATACTTAAAAATAACTATCTAATAATTATGTGCTACAGTAAAAGTCAGCTAATTTTACAGAAATTCTGTAAAATTATGAACTTCACATCTTTACAGTTAGCTGCAAGTTTTATGACAACAATGAATcaattatgtatttataattaattgGGAAAAGTATCCACAGGGTGGACTCACCTTCCAATATTCAAGCGTCTTATCCAACACCGGGTACGAAGGGAAAAACACTAGCAGGCCATGAGGAACCACTCGACTCAAATTTACTGTCAAAAACAAGTATGTTACTATATAAAagagtattgtgtgtgtacgtgatttgcactttaattttaaatatgaaaaactgATCATGTAAGCCTTCCATATTAGAACTCTGATTAAAGATCTGTCTCTTACCAATAGTGTTTCCTAATGATGCCATGTTCTCAGGAACAAACCTTCACAGGAAGTGACACACTGTGTGATTAATGTGCAATACACAACCGTAATGCCAGATAGTGCTGCATGGTTAAATCTGATCTAATACCAAACTGTCTGAATGTGACAAACTGTCTAAAACACACCTCCTGTCGAAGGCTGCGCTGAGCTGCACGCCGTCCGGTCCTTTGTCAATAATGCTGACAAAGATCTGGTCCTTCTGAATGACATGAGGGTTCTCCAGACACACAGGAAAGGGGCTGTAAAGGAGAAACGATGTGCTTGAGCTACAGATTCTCTGGCTTTaacagaggaaaagaagaacTGTGTCAGAACCTACATCTGCATTTCGCAGGTGAAGGATGACAGGGGTGACAGGGTGCCACTAGTCAGGATGATGCAGCGCACTTCCTGCCTGAGGAGATCTTGCATGCTGAATCCCGGGGAGAAACACCAGTAACTCAGCACAttccctgtcacacacacatgcagatataAAAAGGAGATGAAGTTTGTACAAACTATAAAAATTATATGACTCCTTTAAAGTTCAGATAATTTCCCATGAATTAAATAATCAACtattataaaatagtaaaataataaattata encodes:
- the rtel1 gene encoding regulator of telomere elongation helicase 1 — protein: MPSLTLRGVTVDFPFTPYPCQTDYMSKVIECLQNKVNGVLESPTGTGKTLCLLCAALGWRAYFKDSISARKIAERMGGAELFPDRSMSSWGTAATDGETPAYYTDIPKIIYASRTHSQLTQVISELKNTSYRPKICVLGSREQLCINQEVMKQESNHVKVHMCRAKVSSRSCVFYNNVDEKSTDKDIINSILDVEDLVKTGKKERVCPYYLSRSLKQHADLIFMPYNYLLDPKSRRAHNIELKGAVVIFDEAHNVEKMCEESTSFDLTPYDLTTAIDAVDKLLREQASDIGKGESSEDFNAESLNSGLNLDITTIAKIKQILMDLEIAINSFEMPYNNQGITKPGSFIYELLQKAHVNYDTKTAVVEAMEQITGYLAGKPGIFLNTSGLQKVADIIQLVFAVEPAEGGMQSHKGNSMQQFKVHIHPDTSNFKKKQSTDLWASSSTRKQGNVLSYWCFSPGFSMQDLLRQEVRCIILTSGTLSPLSSFTCEMQIPFPVCLENPHVIQKDQIFVSIIDKGPDGVQLSAAFDRRFVPENMASLGNTIVNLSRVVPHGLLVFFPSYPVLDKTLEYWKASGHVDRIESMKPMFVEPKGKGTFTEVMDGFYDKVNDSKANGGSFFAVCRGKVSEGLDFADTYGRGVIITGLPYPPRMDPRVVLKMQYLDEMCKNKTSGVKYLSGNEWYRQQASRAVNQAIGRVIRHREDYGAIFLCDYRFKNLDVRQQLPSWVRPYVRTYENFGTVVRDAAQFFRVAQKLRPVPEKKMKGTGCESQTAKATSQSSPGCSRSAQSAWECSSSLKAKVFDSHVPSLKRRKLGEHSERDGTARLCIQYEMEMSSSKNRPMSLLDALDESDPNRDEDDTFVGEEKASRLSTLSLQHDKRMDDESRGGKRKIRVVQDRKPIDSSAAGKGKAFMLELKRSLSLESFTQIMHALQVYKATDNLNDLVAKAADLLIQDPNTHILLRGLYQFVRPHHKKQFDEKCELLTGKGCGYKPEHSLSREERALLMKQTAKVETSEMCTTTQLDSSRQLNQGGSHLGTHNLCGMDASGKDQKLQQSGKESQFSASLLSDIKKAIGAEKTNQLFVALQTYKKTNDYEQMVSTVVGLLTERDEDIILLKRLTAFIPAPHRQQFSEMLISLTGSVSMPCQDSDEVSSPPISVSQLCAGKSQSKISSFFS